The genomic segment CGTTACTCCCGATCGATACTTTCCCCACCATTGAACACGGCATGTTCGTGCCGCTGCCGGCCGGGCCGGTCGCCTTGGAAACGGCGTGGGAAATGGCGGACGCCGACCGTCCCCCGGTCGTGCGGACGGCCGCCCGCGAAGGCGTGTGGAACGGCGGGCGGTGTATCGAGACGACGACGACCCAACAAACCGACGGCTGGGACCGCGTCGCCGCGGTGCGGACCGGGTGGAAACGGACGGAAACCGTTCTCGTCTCGCCCGCCGACGGATTCGCCGTATCAGTGTCGCGGAAGATCGAACGACGTGACGGGTCGAACCCGTCCGGTTGGGTCGACGTCCAGTACGAATTGCGGCCGACCGCCCAGCGGGTGGGGACGCGATACACGGAGGTCCGGCGGGAGATCGAGGCGGCTTATTGTCTCGCCCAGGAAGTGGCCCCGATGCTGCCTAAAGCAGGTCAGCTCGACCCGCAGGAGTTCCGGGCCAAGATGTTGAAAATCGACCGCTTCCTGGCGACCGCCAGCGCCTGGCCGGGGACGCGGGACGCTTGCACCGCCGTCCGACGGCGCTGCGAGGCGGCGACCCGCGGGGAATGCCCCGCCCTTTCGCCCCCCGAACCGGCCCGCCATACCGTGACGCCCCGCGCGGGGCTCCCGGCACCAGACTTCGTCGCCCACCGCGTCGACTCCGCGAGCCAGTTCCGCTTGTCGGCCGAGCGCGGCCGGCCGGTCGTGCTGGTCTTCTTCAAGCCCGAGTCGAAGACCTCGCGCGGCGCCCTCGCGGTGGCCGAGGCGCTGAGCGCGGTGTACGCGGGGCGAGTCTCCGTCGCGGCCCTCGCGGTGGCTGCCGGGGCTGACGCGGCCGACCGCCAGCGGATCGCGATGCGGTTGACCGTCCCGGTCCTGGACGGGGCGAACGCGAAGGACTCTTACGCGATCGACGGGTACCCGAAATTCTTCGTCGTCGGCCCGGACGGGACGCTCGTCTGGCAGTTCGACGGCTACGGCGGCGAAACGGGCTATCTGGTCAAGCGGGAAGTGGATAAGCTCTTGGCCCGCGAATCTTCGCCCGCTTCCGCAAATACACCCGCCCGCGCGACCGGCAAATTCGACTCGACCTGGTGTGCGATTCGCGCGCGTCTGGGATTCTCCGGTGCGCGATTCGCAGCACCGCTGGCATACGATGGATTGGTGACGGCGGGGGGCCAACGATGATCTCCGAGTTTAACATCCAGGGGCCGACCCGATTGTGTGCGGCGAGCGGGCGGGAACTCTTGCCCGGGGATCGGTTCTACGCGGTGTTGACCGATGAGGACGGGAAGTTCGTCCGGAGGGATTTCGCCGCGGACGCGTGGGCGGGACCGCCGGCCGGTGCGGTGGCGTTCTGGGTCGGCCGGGTTCCCGCAAGCAACCGCCCGCGGAAGCCGACTTTCAACGATGAGCTACTGATCGACTGCTTCAACCACTTGGCCGGGACGACCGACCCGGACCGGTTGAACTTCCGGTATGTGGTCGCGCTCCTGCTCATGCGGCGGAAGCGGTTGAAATTCGAAGACGCCCAGACCGTCCCTGGTGGGACGCCTGTTCTGGTCGTGCGGGACGCCCGGACCGGCGCCCGGCACGAGGTGGCCGACCCGCGGTTGTCGGAAGCCGAGATCGTCGCCGTTCAGGACGAAGTGTTTAAGGTACTCGGGTGGGAGTGATCGACACGCTCCGAGGGTTTCCCATGCTGCGGGCCGCGAAGACTCTGATTTCGACTGCCGTCGTGTCGACCGTCCCGTTGTTGATGGGCGGCAGCGGCGGGTGTTCGTGGCTCAACAACTCCGTCCGGAAAGACGACCCGCCGGTCCACACCGGGCCGATGCAACCCGCCAAGGCTCCGGAGTTCGTCGCGTACCTCAATAAACAGGCCTCGTTCCTGCAGTCGGTCCGCTATACGGACGTATACATCGATTTGTACACCGGGCGCGAACACAACACCCTCGGCGACAGCACGCTGGTCTGCGCCAAGCCGCGGAACTTCCTGCTCATCGGTGGCAAGCGGGTCGTGGGCGACATCGTGAACATCGGGTCGAACAGCCAGGAATTCTGGATGTACTCCCGCGTCCCGGAGCGGATGTACGCGTACTGCTCGCACGCGGACTTCCAGCAAGGAACCGTGCAACTGCCCGTCCCGTTCGACCCGGACTGGGCGCTGCAGGCGCTCGGCATGAATACCTACGAACCGACCCGGCAGTACACGGTCGAGTCCGACCAGAAGAACTGGCAATACCTCTTGTCGTTCGACGAGCGGACACCGCAAGGGATGCCCGTCAAGCGGGTGATCGTGTTCTCGGCGGACGATTCTGCTAAAAGTAAAAGCGGTTTACCGCAAATTCGCCGGCACTTGATTCTGGACGCGAACAAGAACAAGATTGCCGTGGCCGAGATTAAGCGAGCGGTCACGATGTCGGCGGGAGCCGACCCGACGACCGGCGCTCCCGTTTACGTGCAGGTGCCGACGGAAGTCTCGCTCGAGTGGCCGCAACAAGGGTTCCGAATGGAACTGAATCTCCGCGGTGTCAAGATCAATGAAGTATTGTCCGAACAGGAAATGCGTCAACTCTTTACCAAGCCGGCGATCAACGGCGTCACGCCCGTGAACCTGGCGACCGACCCCCGATTCACCCCGTCCGGGTTCGAGCGAGGGGCAACGCCGAACGACCTGCCGCCGCGGCCGCGTAGCCGGTAACGCAGAGGGGAGAGCCACCAAGAGCCAAACACGGCTCTGTTTCGCCGTAGGGCACGCAATAGCGTGCCTACACTTATTTCCTATCCTCTTCGGGCTGCGGGATGTATATGTCCTTGGCCAGCAGGTCCGTTTCTTCTCTCAAGTAAGCCAGGGTCAGTCGCGTCTCGCGGACCAAAATCAGCGACCCCGCGACCAACCCGCCAACGCCCGTCGCCCCGCACACGAACGCCACGAGCATGGCGGCGTCGCGCGGCACATCTTGATGAGCGATGACGAAAACCGCCCCGATCAGTGACGCGAAACTGGCCGCCGCGAAGGCCCCGAGCGACAGGTAAAACGTCGTCAGGGCGCGGACCAAATACCGCGCGCGGCGGTTAACGTATGTGAGCTGACGAACCTTTGAGGCGACCACGTCTTGCGGGAAGTCGTGCCGGGCCGAGAGTTCGGCCGCGAGCGCCCGGATGCGGTCGATGACTCGGGCGAAGCGGTTCGACGTGCCGAGGGCCATGACGGACGATGCGTTGGTCAGGATGGCGGGCGCCGCGATGAAGGTGAGTACCGCGAAAGGGTTGGCCGACAACGGGTCCATCCGGTCCTCCCGAGACAACCACCGGACGCGAACCGCCAGTCGAGGTGTCGTCTCAGCCTGTCGTTACGACTTCGCGGTAACCGTCAGTAGCTGGATCAAGGCAACCAATTCACTCGCTTCCGCCGGCTTGAGCAAGACCGCATGCGCCCCGGCGGCGGTCGCTTCCTGCCGGCGGGTGCGTGTCGTGTGCGCGGTGACGACGATCACTTCCGGGGCCGCCGGGCGCGAGCGAATCTGGCGGATCACGTCACACCCGGCCGCGTCCGGCAGGTCGAGGTCGATCAGGACGACGGCCGGGTGCGTTTGATCTACGGCCGCAAGAGCGGCCCGGCCGGTCCGGGCGGTGCGCGCGTCGTACCCGTACATGCGTAGGAGCGCCGTCATGGTCGCCGCGGACTCCTCGCAGGACTCCACCACCAACACGGGCAGTCCGCCGAGAACAGGGTGTGCCAAATCGGTCGCGGTCATCCGACCCTCGAATGAAACGCCGGGCGAAAAACTGATCGGGTGTGGAGAGTATAAGCCCAACGGACTCGGGGGTTCAACGGGAACCCCGCGTCCGGAAAACCCGGTTCCCCCCGCACCCTTTCCTACCCGATCAACTTACGTAGCTCGCGCACGTACCGCGGGACGGCCGTCTTGGCGTCTTCCTTCGCCTCGTATTCGAGGGCGACGTATCCGTGGAAGTTCGCATCTTTGAGGATCTTGATCATCCGCCCGAGGTCCGCTTCCTCGGTCTTCTTGCCGGTCGGGTTCACTTCGGTTTTGACCTGGGAGACGACGCCGTAAGGCGCGATCTTCGCCACGTCCGCGTAGGGATCGGGCGTGCGGAAGTTGCCGGTGTCGATGTTCACGCCGAGGGCCGGGCTGTTGACCGGCTTGACCAGTGCGAGGAGCTGTTCCGGCGTGGCCGTGATCCCGCCGTGGTTCTCCAGTGCGAGCAGGATGCCGTGCTTGACCGCCACCTCGCAGCAGTCGTTCACTGCGGCCACGACCCGCCCCTGGGCCTGTTCGAGCGTGTCCCCCTTCTCCAGATTCCCCGCGAAGATGCGAACCGTCTGGGCGCCGAGGCGGGCCGCCCGCTCGGTCCACGCCTTGACCTTGTCGATCTCGACCCGCCGCTTGGCCTCGTCGCGGAGGCAGAAGTTGTTGCCGACCGGGACGCCCGAGATCGCGAGTTTCTTCTTCGTCGCGTGAGCCTTGAGCTTGTCCAGGTATTCCGGCGTGGTTTCGGCGAAGTAGTACGACGTGAGTTCGACCGCGTCGAGCGGCAACTCGGCGGCAAGGTCGATGAACTCGAACATCGTCATCGTGGGCTTCTTCAGGTCGAGCGCCTGGCGGAAGCTGTACGCGGCCAGGCTGAGCTTCAGGTCCGGCTTGGCCGACGGCCGCTTGATGGGGTCGATGGCCCAGGCCGGCAGCGCGGGCAAAACGGCCGCACCGGCGGCGGACGCGCGAAGGAATCCGCGGCGGGTCAGTGGGAGCATGAAACGTCCTCGGTCAAGAGATGGCGGGATGGTGGGCTCGGGCGAACTCCTCCCCGACGCAGGGGAGATAACGGCTGCCAGAGATACGAGGCGCCGGGTCGCGGCACGGTGCCGTGCTACCGGTCCAGTCTGTGGTGTTCGCGGGCGCTGCTTTCGAGTAACTGTCGACTATACCCGGCGATTTTCACCCAATAAACGATCCAGCACAGAATCCACGCGGCCAAAAACACCGGGGCGAGGTAGAGCCGCGGGAGTACGATCGGGATTTCGAAGAACGCAATCAGGATCGGGACCGGCGCGACGATTCCGAACAACAGAATCAGGGCGCTGTACGCGAGCCCGACGTACCGGCCGAAGTATCCCGACTCCGCGAGTTGCCGCTCGCCGAACTCCTGGCGGAGCGACTCCGCGAGGCGGTTGACCGTGACGAACCGCCAGTAAATGTCGAAGCCCGGGATCAGGTTGAGCCAGACGCCGTCCGGCTGCATGGACCGGTTCCACGGGCTGACCCGCTGGAGACAGCGGCTCAGGGTCAAGAGGTACGCGATTTGGACGCCCGCGAAGGCGACCACGAGAACGACGGTCGAGGCCGCGAGCCAGGCCCACCGCGCCTCGTCCGGCATCGGGCCGTCCCCGTCGGCCCCGAACCAGCCTTGTTGAGCGAGCAACATCCCGGCGGCCTTCCCAAGAAATACCGGGCATCCCGACACGCGAGAGGCCGCTATTCTATTCGATCGCCCGGCCGTTCTCCACCACCTACGAGCCAAATGCGTCGTGGCTCGTGACCGCGGGAGTGAGCGAACGACCCCCATCTTTCGTTATGACAGAAACGTGCAACCGTAAGAGGATTCCGTCTCCGGCCACTCGCGGAATGAGTCGCGGGTTGAAAGTTGAAAGACGAAGGGGAAACGTCAAACCGGCAGATCCAAATCGGTCGTGCTTGACGACCGATGATCGCCGGTTAACTTGAATGCGGAATCACTTCACGGCTTTGCTTCCATACCGACAGATAGGCTCGCAATCCACTTCGTCCTGGAATTTCCGTACAGACCTGACGCGGGTGTAAAATGCGGTGATACCTCTCTTCGACCCTCGTACTCTTACCCCTGACGACTTCGGGGCAACGAGCGTCAGGTGCTGAGCGGTAAACCCCGTCGGGTGTTCGAGATGACTTCAATCGATCAAACTTGTCCCGCCCCCCCCCCGCCGAAGACGCGACGGAATCGGCGGCGCTTAATCTGGGTGGCGGTGGGAGTCGTCGTACTCGCGGCCGTTTGGGGCTTCGGCCGCGAGGGGTGGGCCTACTGGCAGGAACGATCGGCCAAAACGGCCCTGGAAGACGAAAACCTGGACGAAGCGAGCCGACACATCGGTCTCGCCTTGCGGGTTCGGTCCGGCCGCGTCTCGACGAATTTTCTGGCCGCACGAATTGACCGGGCCCGGCGAGAGTACGCGGAGGCGGAACAACACCTCGTTCGCTGCAAAGAATTGGGCGGCATGACGGAACCGCTTCAAATGGAATGGCTCTTGTTGCGCTGCGAGAAAGGCGACGTGGACGAACTCGCCCCCGGTCTATTGGCGGCCGTCGAACAAAACCATCCGGAATCGCCGGCCATCCTCGAAGCGATGGCCCTGGTCTACATGAGACAGGCCCGCTACCACGAAGCCAAGCAGGCGTTAAACAAGTGGGTCGAACTCGCCCCCAAATCCTCCCGCGCACGCGACTGGCGCGGGTGGGTGTACAACCAGCTGGACGAACGTGGGCCGGGCATTGAGGACTACTCGCGGGCGCTGGAATTGCGACCTACGCTGTCGGCCGTTCGGCTCCGATTAGCCCAGCTCCTGATTGACAGCTCGCGGCACCTGGAAGCCTTACCCCATCTCGAACGGTTGCACGCGGAACAACCCGATGACCCGGACGTCATGGTCGGGTTGGCGGCGTGTCGCGCCATAGAACTCAAGACCCCCGACGCGAGGCAACTCCTGGACCGGGTTTTGGCCGCCCATCCGAATCATTTCGGGGCTCTGGTTCTGTACGGCGACCTGGAGCGGCAGGAGGAACGGTACGCCGAGGCCGAGCGCTGGCTGAGGAAGGCGCTGGAGCAAAAGCCTCGCGACCCGACGGCACGATATTCGCTCCACCTCGTTTTGCTCGCGCAACCCGCGCGTCAAAAGGATGCCGAGGAGGAACGCGTTCGTTGGGAGCAAGATCGTGATAGCGTGATTCGATTGGGCCGCCTCTTACGTACCGAGCTGGTCGACCACCCGAACGACCCCGATTTGGCAGCCGAGGCGGGCGAATTACTGATCCAAGTTGGCGAGGAACAGCGGGGATTGGTTTGGTTGAATAAGGCCCTGGCGATCGACCCGCGTCATTTACCGAGCCACAAATCGTTGCTGGCTTATTACGAGAAAATCCACGACGCAACGCGTGCCGCCGCGCACCGGCAATTTCTCTCGGGCGCGGGAAAATAAAACATGACACTGATATCCCGAACCGGCGTTTCCCGGTTCGTAGACATAGCAGGGGAAGGAAATCGCGAGAAAACCCGGGTCTCCAGTCATGTTCTGGGAACCGATTTGCCGGCCTAAAAGCGAAACCATCACGTTAGGTTTTCTCGTCACCTAACGTAATACTCTTGTTATTCAGTTGTTATGCTCTTGACAAGTAGCGGGACAGATCGTAGCCTCAAAATTGACGGACTCGCACAGTTTTTTAATAACTAGGATCGCATTTTGCCGGAGACCTGGGGGGTTTTCGTTAGGTCGGTTACGCCCATCTACTGTGTCGAAGTTGTTGGTCGAATTCAGCAATCTGGCCGTCGCCCCTATCTCGGACCAACGACCGCCCACGCCGGACGGCTTTTGTCCGTCCGCGGGAGTTGATTTCTCTCCTCATAACTTCGGAAGGTGTCCTCGTGAAACGGTTCCTTCGATCCTCCCCACTCGGCCGCCGAATCCTGGCCGTCAGTGGTTTCACGCTGATCGAATTGTTGGTGGTGATTGCGATTATCGCGATCCTCATCGGGCTGCTTCTGCCCGCGGTTCAGAAAGTCCGCGAAGCCGCCGCCCGGTCGACGTCGTCCAACAACCTGAAACAAATGGCGCTCGCGACGCACGGGATGAACGACACGTACGGACGGCTGCCCTCCTCGGTCTGTTTCTTCCCGCAGACCACCAACTCCGCCCCCAACCCCGCCCCCAACCCCAACACCCTCGCTGGTACGCGCGGCACTCTATTCTTTTTCCTTCTGCCGTTCATTGAACAGACCAACGCACAGACCAGTATGGTCAACAACCACACGGACTCGTGGTGGTGCTTCAACGGGATTAAAACCTTCACCAACCCTGGCGACCCCACGAGTACTTGGCCGGCGCCGATGGACTCCAGCAACCCGCGGTTCGAGGCCGGATACGCCCCGAACGAATGGGTGTTTAACCCACAACTCGGCATCGCCAACACCACTCAAATAAACCAGACCGCCCCCACCGCAAGCATTCCGCGGACCTTCAACGACGGAACGTCCGTGACGATCATGTTCGCCGAGAAGTACGCGTACTGTGGCCCGCTTAACAACGGCTCCGCGTTCTTCTGGGGCGAAACGGGCGGCGGCTGCAGTCGACCCGGTGCGCCGAGCGGGGTCGGCTCGATTCCCGGCTTCTATACCCTGACCACCACGCCCCAAAGCAAACCGACCCCCGCGAACTGTAACTCTTGTATGCTGAATTCCGCATGGTCCGGCGGCATTCAGGTCGCGCTCGGAGACGGCTCGACGCGGTTGGTGTCCACCAGCATCAGTGCGGCGACGTGGCAGAACGCGATTACGCCCGCCGACGGCAACGTACTCGGTAGCGACTGGTAATCTCTCTGAGACCGTATGGCTTGCGAAGAGCCGTAATTCATGGTCGACCCGGGCCGCCCGTCGCTGATCGACGAGGCGGCCTTTTTCACATCCTCACTCCTCTCCGGGGAAGGATCACCGTCGTTCGGAAGTAACCTGTGGGTTCAAAGTCCACCCCATCGTCGTCACTGGCCGGTCCGAGCGGCTGCGTACCATCGTCGCAGTTCGTTTAAATTTGGCGGCCCGAGTGCTTCGACACCTCGAAACAGCTGCTCGCCTTTAGCCGTGTCCCCCGCGCGGACGGCGGCGGCGGCCAGAATGGTCCGCGCGAACCCGAGGGCGGGGTCGAGTCGGACGGCTTCTTCCGCTTCTGCCTTCGCGGCCGGCCAATCGCCGTTCTTGGCGAGAACGACCGCCAGTTCTTGACGATACGCGGCGCTTTTCGGGTTCAGCGCGACGGCTTTCCGCCAATACTTCGCGGCGAGGTCCGCCCGATCGGCCTCGGCCGCCAGTGCCGCCGCGTTGGTCAGCCCGGCTTCGTCGTCGGGGGCGGAAGAAAGGACCGTCTGGGCCGCCGCGAAGGCTTCCGAGTTCCGCCCCAGGTATTTCAACGCCTGCGACTTGGCGGCCCAGGCCTGGTGGTCGTGCGGGTCTTCGGTGATCGCCCGCTCCAGCAAGGGAAGAACGTCCTGGGCGACCGGTCCGCCGGGCGCCTTCCCGTGCTTCGCCAGTTCGACGAGACCAATTGCGAAGTCGCGGCATTCCGCCGTGTTCCGGAAGTCCGGCTGGCGCGGCGGGAAGAAAACGAATGCCCCCGGCTGCCCCGGACCGGGTCCGCCGTCGCCTTTCGCTCGTTGACTCGTCCGGACGATCCGGTGATTCGTGGTCGCGGTGTGGGCGATGTCGTCAGCCGTGAACCGCGGCATGTGGCACGCCGCGCAGTTATTACCCGCGGGGCTCGCGGTCCGCCGGGCGATCGGTGTGGGGCAGTCGTGGCACTTCAGACAGGCGGCCTGGTAACGCTCGGTTCGTTTGTCGACGGGCAACTTCTCGTGCGGGTCGTGACAGGTCACGCAGCCCAGCGCTCCGTTACTGGCCGTGTAGCACTTGCTCGCGTACATCTGTTCGACGTGGTTGACGGCCTTCCGGTCCGTGCCCCGGTGGTCCTGCACGAGTACGCGAATCACGGCGTCGAGCGGCAACCCCGGCCGGAAATCGCCCAGGCTCCGCCCCGCGCGGACGACGCGCGTTTCGCCCGCCAGGTGGCACTGCTGGCAGACCGCCTCCCGCAACGCCGGCTCCAACCGCACGGGATTAACGATCGAGTAATCGGGGCCGCCCGTCGCACCGCCCGCTTCGCGCCGGCGGACGTGTTCGGCACCCGGCCCGTGGCACCGCTCGCAACCGATCGCGTGGCCGCCGCGAAATACGGGCTGCTCGTACCGGTTTCTGGTCCCGGAGGCCGGGACCACTTCGTTCGCGTGACAGAACAGGCACCCGGCCTGGATCGGGCGGCCCGCGTGAAAATCGGGCGGAAAGCCCGGGGACCAGTCCCAGACGTTCTTCTGGGAGAACCAACTAAAAGGAGCCTGCGTCACGTACCCGTCCCGCTCCGAGAGAAAGGACATCCCTTTGTTCCCGGACCCGACCGCGTACTGCACGTCGGCCGTTATCGTGAACAGCGGCTCTCCGCCCGACCCCGGCCGGGTTTCGGTGTACCCCAGGCGACCTCCGGTGTGGTCGACACGGAAATGTGATCCGAATGCTTCGAACGCCGCGTGAGTCTGATCGCCCAGATCGCCGATTGGCTGGTTGGATATTGGGATAATCGATCGGCCCATCGGGTGGCGGGCGTAAGCCGCCGCGATACTCGGATGGCACCCCGCGCACGCCGCGCTGCCGACGGCGCCGACCTCCGGGTGAACGTTCAAAAAGGGGCCGTCGTATGTGACCCGCGGATCGGGGTAGGCCGGTTGCCGTACTGCTTGCGTGCTGGACGGATCGGGCTTACGCAAGAAATACCAGGCACCCCCGGCCCCGGCGCAAAGGAGGAGCGTTGCGCCGAACGCGATGCGGGCTGCGAACCGGGAGAGGAACGGTCGGCCGGCTGTCATCGGAGTCTCGGGGAAGGTGGTCGCCGAATGGGGCTCGTCATTCGGCGAATCCCGGTCACGGTCCGCGTGTCATCTGTGAATCAGACTCGTCATTTGGCGCACGACGGTCCGGGCGGGTGACGGGAATCGTTCACCGGATTTGTCGATATTTTCCCACAGCGACCGGGCACTTTCCAGGTGGGCGGCGCAAGCGGTCATGTCGCCCTGCTCCAGGGCGAGGACGGCGAGCAAGAGATACGCCTCGGTTTTCGTTTGGCTTTCGAAAGCCAGCTGCCCGCCGTACCCGCTCAACCCGCCGAACAACGAAGCCAGGACCGTCAACACCTTCTGGCGGCCGTTGGGTTGTTTGGCCACGTTCTTCCGGACGAGGTCGGCGCCGGCCCAAAACTCCGCACCGGAGATCGGTTGCCCGGCCCCCGGTGTTGCGGTTTCGACCTGTGCTCGCAGGACGGCGGTGGCCCCGGCGTAGTCGCCCGCGGCTGCCGCGGTCTGGACCCGTAACCAGTCGTAAACCGACCCGCCGAGGGCGTTCCGGTGTTCCGGAGCGAGCCAGGCCCGGGCCTCGTCTGCCCGACCGGCGGCCAACAGGAGGTCCATTTCCAGCGCGATTCCCGCCGACCCGAAAGCGGCCACGTCCGACTGCAATAGTGCATCGAGTGCCATGCCCTGCAACCCGTTTCGTTCGGCGAGACGGGCGCGGTCCAGAACGGAGAGGTTGGCCGCGTTCGCTTCGACTTGTTGCCGGGCGGCCTCGACCGCCCGGGCGAGTTCTGCCATATGCACGGGCGACTGTCCCGCCCCCCGCGCAGACTGCTCGAACGACGAGAACTCGACCGCGGCGAGATCCAGGAACTGTTGTTCGAAATACACCTGAGCCAACCCGAAATGCGCGGAAGACAGGCCCGGGTCGAGGACCAACGCCTGGCGGAACGCCGCGGCGGCCTGGACGCGGCGGAGGCGACGAATGGCGGGGAAGTCGCCGCCCCAATTACTTTCGAGCGGGTCCGAGAGGAGGTACAGGTAAGCCTCCCCCAGAGCGGCATACGCGCCCGGATCGCGCGGGGCCGCCGCGACACCCCTCCTGGCCGCGCGGACCGCCAGGTAATGGTCGGCCGACACGTCGGTCAGCATCAGGAACGCGACGAACCGGCCGAACGCGACGGGCGGCGGTCCCCGCGACGGGTCTGGGACGTTCCCGCCGGAGACGGCGAGAATCGTCGCCCGCTGATCGACGGCCCACCCGACCGGCCCGCACCCCGGCGCCCCCACGACCGACGCGGCCAGGATCGCAAGGAACCGCTCCGCGGCTCCGACCATCCGCCGGCCGCGCGTGGTTTCCTCGTGGATCAGGTAGGTCACGGACTCGTCCCGGTCGATCGACCGGGACGGCCGCGGAACAACGAACGGGTCGGACCACTGGGGCGGCGTGGTAACCGCCGGCTCCCCTTTATCGGGCGCCCGATCAGCGGTAACCGGGTCGTAGGCCCGACTCGTCAGGTTGACGGACTCGATTCCGGAACCCGCCCGCACGAACACCGCCACCCGGCCGCGCAAATGAGCCAAAGTCCATTTTTCTGTGAAAGCGTTGAGGTTTCGCAGGGCGACCGCGAACGGAACTCGGTTCGGATCGCTGACGACAATGCACCCGACACTCGCGTCCGCCAGTTCGCCGGTGCTGCCGCGTTCGACGAGAAGGATGGCGTCTCGAACCCGCTCGGCGCCAGTCGCCCTCTGGCTGTCAGGTCCGCTCACGCCAACGGCCGGCGCGAACCAGGAAAATACGTCTTCCGCTTCCTGTGCGAAGAAGACTGTT from the Fimbriiglobus ruber genome contains:
- a CDS encoding peroxiredoxin family protein, with translation MSPAGLLILAGLTLSAPPAGLALGGPRLMRGDELVYTGEATEAGETFDNRFRKRYELEVRVFVLEVQAGTADCALFTRVRPLADPVVAGAATVVTGANPDRANLPSAVRLDLIRVDARGRVSLLSPPPGPPPIPIGPELDTLSPPLLPIDTFPTIEHGMFVPLPAGPVALETAWEMADADRPPVVRTAAREGVWNGGRCIETTTTQQTDGWDRVAAVRTGWKRTETVLVSPADGFAVSVSRKIERRDGSNPSGWVDVQYELRPTAQRVGTRYTEVRREIEAAYCLAQEVAPMLPKAGQLDPQEFRAKMLKIDRFLATASAWPGTRDACTAVRRRCEAATRGECPALSPPEPARHTVTPRAGLPAPDFVAHRVDSASQFRLSAERGRPVVLVFFKPESKTSRGALAVAEALSAVYAGRVSVAALAVAAGADAADRQRIAMRLTVPVLDGANAKDSYAIDGYPKFFVVGPDGTLVWQFDGYGGETGYLVKREVDKLLARESSPASANTPARATGKFDSTWCAIRARLGFSGARFAAPLAYDGLVTAGGQR
- a CDS encoding sugar phosphate isomerase/epimerase family protein, coding for MLPLTRRGFLRASAAGAAVLPALPAWAIDPIKRPSAKPDLKLSLAAYSFRQALDLKKPTMTMFEFIDLAAELPLDAVELTSYYFAETTPEYLDKLKAHATKKKLAISGVPVGNNFCLRDEAKRRVEIDKVKAWTERAARLGAQTVRIFAGNLEKGDTLEQAQGRVVAAVNDCCEVAVKHGILLALENHGGITATPEQLLALVKPVNSPALGVNIDTGNFRTPDPYADVAKIAPYGVVSQVKTEVNPTGKKTEEADLGRMIKILKDANFHGYVALEYEAKEDAKTAVPRYVRELRKLIG
- a CDS encoding DUF2721 domain-containing protein — encoded protein: MDPLSANPFAVLTFIAAPAILTNASSVMALGTSNRFARVIDRIRALAAELSARHDFPQDVVASKVRQLTYVNRRARYLVRALTTFYLSLGAFAAASFASLIGAVFVIAHQDVPRDAAMLVAFVCGATGVGGLVAGSLILVRETRLTLAYLREETDLLAKDIYIPQPEEDRK
- a CDS encoding DUF1559 domain-containing protein; amino-acid sequence: MKRFLRSSPLGRRILAVSGFTLIELLVVIAIIAILIGLLLPAVQKVREAAARSTSSNNLKQMALATHGMNDTYGRLPSSVCFFPQTTNSAPNPAPNPNTLAGTRGTLFFFLLPFIEQTNAQTSMVNNHTDSWWCFNGIKTFTNPGDPTSTWPAPMDSSNPRFEAGYAPNEWVFNPQLGIANTTQINQTAPTASIPRTFNDGTSVTIMFAEKYAYCGPLNNGSAFFWGETGGGCSRPGAPSGVGSIPGFYTLTTTPQSKPTPANCNSCMLNSAWSGGIQVALGDGSTRLVSTSISAATWQNAITPADGNVLGSDW
- a CDS encoding response regulator transcription factor, which translates into the protein MTATDLAHPVLGGLPVLVVESCEESAATMTALLRMYGYDARTARTGRAALAAVDQTHPAVVLIDLDLPDAAGCDVIRQIRSRPAAPEVIVVTAHTTRTRRQEATAAGAHAVLLKPAEASELVALIQLLTVTAKS
- a CDS encoding tetratricopeptide repeat protein, with translation MAVGVVVLAAVWGFGREGWAYWQERSAKTALEDENLDEASRHIGLALRVRSGRVSTNFLAARIDRARREYAEAEQHLVRCKELGGMTEPLQMEWLLLRCEKGDVDELAPGLLAAVEQNHPESPAILEAMALVYMRQARYHEAKQALNKWVELAPKSSRARDWRGWVYNQLDERGPGIEDYSRALELRPTLSAVRLRLAQLLIDSSRHLEALPHLERLHAEQPDDPDVMVGLAACRAIELKTPDARQLLDRVLAAHPNHFGALVLYGDLERQEERYAEAERWLRKALEQKPRDPTARYSLHLVLLAQPARQKDAEEERVRWEQDRDSVIRLGRLLRTELVDHPNDPDLAAEAGELLIQVGEEQRGLVWLNKALAIDPRHLPSHKSLLAYYEKIHDATRAAAHRQFLSGAGK
- a CDS encoding tetratricopeptide repeat protein, whose protein sequence is MAVAPALSARTSRGTVGTAARKVREWAAPTVLVGIAFLLGLSTARNADVWSHLASGRDAVSGLWTGLHALSCLANAVMFLTFSTLGGPGLVVGKAFVVAATAAVMAGAGATSRTVVGVLLAVFALGAWLPLNPICVSYLFVAITLSALDRLQSGDAIGGWGRRPWSHWTSFLAYIVWANADVWCLLGVALVGMHAVARSVARVARGEPFDWEPWRLFALLAAASACGPIPWHVSTVAREFGHQLTNADPALSPFRADFARGLRDRQLLGAVPAAAFWLLVGIGLLSFRQVEKGKAWVRFVPWIGLFLASAFDVRFAPFFVVVGGATLARNIRDTYVDASGDSAVETPMSRGDRLRAVIRASVFGTTAAGLLAAAWAGWLQSLPSERRNWTVEADPSLVRAADEVNRWYSTGALKANQRTVFFAQEAEDVFSWFAPAVGVSGPDSQRATGAERVRDAILLVERGSTGELADASVGCIVVSDPNRVPFAVALRNLNAFTEKWTLAHLRGRVAVFVRAGSGIESVNLTSRAYDPVTADRAPDKGEPAVTTPPQWSDPFVVPRPSRSIDRDESVTYLIHEETTRGRRMVGAAERFLAILAASVVGAPGCGPVGWAVDQRATILAVSGGNVPDPSRGPPPVAFGRFVAFLMLTDVSADHYLAVRAARRGVAAAPRDPGAYAALGEAYLYLLSDPLESNWGGDFPAIRRLRRVQAAAAFRQALVLDPGLSSAHFGLAQVYFEQQFLDLAAVEFSSFEQSARGAGQSPVHMAELARAVEAARQQVEANAANLSVLDRARLAERNGLQGMALDALLQSDVAAFGSAGIALEMDLLLAAGRADEARAWLAPEHRNALGGSVYDWLRVQTAAAAGDYAGATAVLRAQVETATPGAGQPISGAEFWAGADLVRKNVAKQPNGRQKVLTVLASLFGGLSGYGGQLAFESQTKTEAYLLLAVLALEQGDMTACAAHLESARSLWENIDKSGERFPSPARTVVRQMTSLIHR